Proteins encoded by one window of Cuniculiplasma divulgatum:
- a CDS encoding glycosyltransferase, protein MENKTISIVIPAYNEESRIASTIKDIKGSVENLKEIIVVFDGSDRTPEIVESICPDCKVIQHNHRLGKGRAVKEGIEKATGDIIAYVDADGSIPASEVNRLSTLLTDRNFVVSSRWMRSSKIKVRQPGYRIIFGRVFHYFVFFLFRMDIKDTQCGLKVFRSKSLKEIIQKVRVFDWAFDVSVIYHSMEYGLEPVEVGIEWNNEHGSKLRVFKTIPKMFLSVFGMWIINKHKKSSKIKTIIDKIESEFFSRNI, encoded by the coding sequence TTGGAAAATAAGACAATATCTATAGTTATCCCTGCATACAACGAGGAATCTCGCATTGCTTCTACCATTAAAGACATTAAGGGTTCTGTAGAAAATCTTAAGGAGATTATTGTTGTTTTTGACGGATCGGATAGAACACCTGAAATCGTAGAATCTATCTGTCCTGATTGTAAGGTAATCCAGCACAATCACAGGCTTGGAAAGGGGAGAGCGGTTAAGGAAGGAATAGAAAAGGCTACTGGAGATATAATAGCATATGTTGATGCAGATGGTTCTATTCCCGCCTCAGAAGTGAATAGGTTGTCAACCCTTCTAACGGATAGAAATTTTGTTGTTTCATCAAGGTGGATGAGAAGTTCTAAAATAAAAGTAAGGCAACCAGGTTACAGGATCATATTTGGAAGGGTATTCCATTATTTCGTATTTTTTCTATTCAGAATGGACATCAAGGATACACAGTGTGGCCTTAAAGTTTTCAGATCAAAATCATTGAAGGAGATAATACAGAAGGTAAGGGTTTTTGACTGGGCATTTGATGTCTCTGTAATCTATCACTCCATGGAATATGGCCTTGAGCCGGTTGAAGTGGGTATAGAATGGAACAACGAGCACGGTTCAAAACTTAGGGTCTTCAAGACCATCCCAAAAATGTTTCTTTCAGTTTTTGGTATGTGGATTATAAATAAGCACAAAAAATCTAGCAAGATCAAGACAATAATCGATAAGATCGAATCAGAGTTCTTTTCCAGAAATATTTAG
- a CDS encoding beta-CASP ribonuclease aCPSF1, producing the protein MVFRDYIEDAKSIFKRLVPDNEITEVVYEGPNIVVYTKNEDLFANRDDIAIKVAQEIRRRIFIRPDPSILKDEDQVRKIVEDTIPEEAGLKDIYFESDTGEVVIELEEPSIISQKDSEYVHSIKNNTNWSPRIIRAPPMHSHTVKEVREFMREVKDERKKFLNSLGQKLNSPVMIGETWVRLTALGGHREVGRSATLVSTNNSKILIDCGMMNTNTAGEKPWEGSPYLYLPEVQPLSSIDAVILTHAHLDHSGMAPMLYKYGYEGPIYMTQPTRDLAVLLQNDFIKVAHMEGYKAPYETKHIREELKRTIVLRNNETTDITPDVRLTFYNAGHILGSASVHLHIGDGLYNVVLSGDVKFEKTWLFNPANNKFPRVETFMTESTYSGRDDYHKTRKDASEILVNIINRTFERGGSVLIPVFAVGRSQEVMMVLEEAMRTGAIKQTPVYLDGMIMEATAIHAAYPEFLNRNLREQIMIQRENPFMSPIFKKVETREQRLQICDSSESNIVLATSGMMNGGPVMEFFKAWSDSPKNSLVFVGYQAEGTFGKRLQRGAKEVSLSEGGKMTTYQVNMNVETAEGFSGHSDKKQLLAYIATMMPKPKRILVNHGESENAQDFARQIRQKFGIESHALRNLETIRLY; encoded by the coding sequence ATGGTATTCAGAGACTATATTGAGGATGCAAAATCCATATTCAAGAGACTTGTTCCGGATAACGAAATTACAGAAGTTGTCTATGAAGGGCCAAATATCGTTGTTTATACAAAGAATGAGGATCTTTTTGCGAACAGGGATGATATTGCAATAAAGGTAGCACAGGAAATCAGAAGAAGGATATTCATTAGGCCAGATCCATCAATTCTCAAGGACGAGGATCAGGTGAGGAAGATCGTTGAAGATACGATCCCCGAAGAGGCGGGACTCAAGGATATTTATTTTGAATCGGATACCGGTGAGGTTGTAATAGAGCTTGAAGAACCTTCTATTATTTCACAGAAAGATTCCGAATATGTACATTCAATAAAAAACAATACTAACTGGTCTCCAAGGATAATCAGGGCACCACCAATGCATTCACATACTGTAAAAGAAGTAAGGGAATTCATGAGGGAGGTCAAAGATGAAAGAAAGAAATTCCTCAATTCATTGGGGCAGAAATTGAATTCTCCTGTTATGATTGGTGAGACCTGGGTAAGGTTAACTGCTCTTGGTGGTCATAGGGAAGTTGGAAGAAGCGCTACCCTGGTATCAACAAATAACTCCAAAATACTCATAGATTGCGGAATGATGAACACAAACACTGCAGGAGAGAAGCCGTGGGAAGGTTCACCATATTTATATCTTCCAGAAGTTCAGCCATTGAGTTCAATTGACGCAGTAATTCTAACGCACGCTCATCTAGATCATTCAGGAATGGCACCAATGCTATACAAGTATGGCTATGAGGGTCCAATCTATATGACTCAGCCCACAAGAGATCTTGCAGTATTGCTCCAGAACGATTTCATAAAGGTAGCGCATATGGAGGGTTATAAAGCTCCATACGAAACAAAGCACATAAGGGAGGAATTGAAGAGAACTATAGTACTGAGAAATAACGAAACAACTGACATTACTCCCGATGTGAGACTTACATTTTACAATGCTGGTCATATTCTTGGATCAGCATCTGTACATCTGCATATAGGAGATGGATTATACAATGTGGTGTTGAGTGGTGATGTCAAGTTTGAAAAGACCTGGCTTTTTAATCCTGCCAATAATAAGTTTCCAAGAGTGGAAACGTTCATGACGGAAAGTACCTATTCAGGAAGGGATGATTACCACAAGACAAGAAAGGATGCATCTGAAATTCTTGTCAATATAATAAATCGTACATTTGAAAGAGGTGGTTCAGTCCTAATTCCTGTTTTTGCAGTAGGAAGGAGCCAGGAGGTAATGATGGTTCTTGAAGAAGCCATGAGAACAGGAGCAATAAAACAGACACCTGTATATCTCGACGGAATGATTATGGAGGCTACAGCAATTCATGCAGCTTACCCAGAGTTCCTAAACAGAAATCTAAGGGAACAGATCATGATTCAGAGAGAAAACCCATTTATGAGTCCTATTTTTAAGAAGGTAGAAACTAGAGAACAGAGATTGCAGATATGCGATTCATCTGAAAGTAATATTGTTCTTGCAACTTCAGGCATGATGAATGGTGGTCCAGTTATGGAGTTCTTCAAGGCATGGTCAGATTCTCCAAAAAATTCTCTGGTGTTTGTCGGTTATCAGGCTGAAGGAACATTCGGTAAAAGGTTGCAGAGAGGAGCAAAGGAAGTAAGCCTGAGTGAGGGTGGTAAGATGACAACCTATCAAGTAAATATGAACGTTGAGACCGCTGAAGGGTTTTCTGGGCACTCGGATAAAAAGCAATTACTTGCATATATTGCAACCATGATGCCAAAACCAAAGAGAATACTTGTAAATCACGGTGAAAGTGAAAATGCACAGGATTTCGCAAGGCAGATTAGACAGAAATTCGGAATAGAATCTCATGCACTGAGGAATCTTGAAACCATTAGACTATACTAG
- a CDS encoding nicotinate phosphoribosyltransferase — translation MSEGKFFIATEKEIIDGKASDVYFSRTLNLVMPEKKIVVAEITSSVIEQWINFTGLEEVTNLLEGRNIDVWAIPEGTLMATRDSLGRSIPFIVMKGNYSEIMELETSILGFICQSSGISTEATKVYMACHPKPYVSFGIRRMHPGISPMIDRAAYIGGAAGVSGILGAEAIGIEPSGTMPHSVALLMGEERAWEYIANNFPAGTRTLLIDTFGDEKFKAIEAAEKFPQIDFIRIDTPSSRRGNFPQIIREIRWELDIRGFSKIKIMVSGGLKKEQIQELKDAGVDSFGVGTSIASARSIDFAMDIVEIDGRPITKRGKLSGMKNVYRCDKCSFTTIGLFNEKQVCKDHGEMTPLLKQIIHKGKRTSPKLNAGKIRERSIKMAMELMNQFKE, via the coding sequence ATGAGTGAAGGAAAGTTCTTTATTGCGACAGAGAAGGAGATAATTGATGGAAAGGCAAGCGATGTATATTTCAGCAGAACACTGAATCTTGTAATGCCAGAAAAGAAGATTGTAGTTGCTGAAATTACATCCTCTGTCATCGAACAATGGATTAACTTTACAGGTCTGGAGGAGGTAACTAATCTGTTAGAAGGCAGAAATATCGATGTGTGGGCAATTCCAGAGGGTACTCTTATGGCAACGAGGGATTCCCTGGGTAGGTCAATTCCATTTATTGTAATGAAGGGGAATTATTCTGAAATAATGGAACTGGAAACCTCTATTCTTGGTTTTATATGTCAATCGTCCGGAATAAGTACAGAGGCAACAAAAGTCTATATGGCCTGCCATCCAAAGCCATATGTCTCCTTTGGTATTAGGAGAATGCATCCAGGCATATCACCAATGATTGACAGGGCAGCATATATTGGTGGAGCCGCCGGTGTATCCGGAATACTCGGTGCCGAGGCAATTGGAATTGAACCTTCAGGTACAATGCCTCATTCAGTGGCTCTTTTAATGGGAGAGGAAAGAGCATGGGAATATATTGCAAATAATTTTCCAGCTGGCACAAGAACTCTTTTGATAGACACATTTGGTGACGAAAAGTTCAAGGCAATTGAAGCTGCTGAAAAGTTCCCACAAATTGATTTCATAAGGATTGACACACCCTCATCAAGGAGGGGAAATTTTCCACAAATAATCAGGGAAATTAGATGGGAGCTTGATATTAGAGGTTTCTCCAAAATCAAAATAATGGTATCTGGAGGTTTGAAGAAGGAACAGATCCAGGAACTAAAAGATGCAGGAGTTGATAGTTTTGGAGTAGGAACCTCAATTGCTTCGGCTCGTTCAATTGATTTTGCAATGGATATCGTTGAAATTGATGGCAGGCCAATAACAAAGAGGGGAAAATTATCTGGGATGAAGAACGTGTATAGATGTGATAAGTGCAGTTTCACTACCATAGGGTTGTTCAATGAAAAACAGGTTTGCAAGGATCACGGTGAAATGACTCCATTGCTTAAACAGATCATTCATAAAGGGAAGAGGACTTCACCAAAACTTAACGCTGGGAAAATCAGAGAAAGAAGTATAAAAATGGCTATGGAACTGATGAATCAGTTCAAAGAATAG
- the cysS gene encoding cysteine--tRNA ligase: protein MILHDHLSDKLKSLNKKGNVIKLFVCGPTVYDEPHLGHIKTYITFDVLAKYLRHKGYSVFFLENITDIDDKIINRAMETDQNPLELSSLYFQKFIEAMKFAKIDSVNFYAPATEHIKEIIRQIKILERRGYTYKLPDGIYYRVWMDRNYGILSGQKADKLEQGKRATVSDFKEDTRDFVLWKFQKTEKEPAWMSPWGMGRPGWHIEDTAISGKYFGNHYDIHGAGTDLLFPHHESELSIMSSLKGNSRVVDFWIYSGLLKINGTKMSKSENNFITVKEISEKYSSETVRMAFLSNNYASETDFSESLLEEAKKNVEYINRAYMLLSGVRGKGKKLDYGNLFKAIDREMEKDLNTRSSVAGLLEVCSMIYKNIDNMDETDANLLKTRIDEIDSYLGILVRESTVLSKKSIEELVKLRENLRKERKYEYSDVLRNALQESGVIIEDGQGKSGWHYELR, encoded by the coding sequence ATGATTCTACACGATCACCTTTCAGACAAATTGAAGTCATTGAACAAAAAGGGCAATGTTATCAAACTTTTTGTTTGTGGTCCGACAGTTTATGATGAACCACATCTTGGGCATATTAAAACATACATTACATTTGACGTTCTAGCAAAATATCTGAGGCATAAGGGGTATTCAGTTTTTTTTCTTGAGAACATTACAGATATAGACGATAAGATCATAAACAGAGCAATGGAAACGGATCAGAATCCTCTTGAACTTTCCTCGTTATATTTTCAAAAGTTCATAGAAGCAATGAAATTCGCAAAAATAGATTCCGTAAATTTTTATGCTCCTGCCACTGAGCACATTAAGGAAATAATAAGGCAAATAAAAATTCTGGAGAGGCGTGGATACACATATAAACTACCGGATGGGATATATTATCGGGTCTGGATGGACCGGAACTATGGTATTTTATCCGGTCAAAAGGCAGATAAACTCGAACAGGGTAAGAGAGCAACAGTTTCCGATTTCAAAGAAGATACAAGGGATTTTGTTCTATGGAAATTTCAGAAGACAGAAAAAGAACCTGCATGGATGAGTCCATGGGGAATGGGAAGACCAGGCTGGCATATAGAAGACACTGCAATATCTGGTAAGTATTTCGGAAACCACTATGATATACACGGTGCCGGAACAGATCTATTGTTTCCTCACCATGAATCTGAACTTTCCATAATGTCATCACTGAAGGGTAATAGCAGAGTGGTTGATTTCTGGATTTATTCCGGATTATTAAAAATTAATGGAACAAAAATGTCCAAGTCAGAGAATAATTTCATTACAGTTAAGGAGATATCAGAGAAATATTCATCAGAAACTGTCAGGATGGCCTTTCTGTCAAATAATTATGCCTCGGAGACAGATTTCTCCGAATCTCTGCTTGAAGAAGCGAAGAAAAACGTGGAATACATAAACAGGGCTTATATGCTACTTTCTGGAGTAAGAGGAAAGGGGAAGAAGCTTGATTACGGTAATTTATTTAAGGCAATTGATAGAGAGATGGAAAAGGATTTGAATACAAGAAGTTCAGTAGCAGGTTTACTTGAAGTATGCTCAATGATATATAAAAACATTGACAATATGGATGAGACCGATGCAAATTTATTGAAAACTAGAATAGATGAGATCGACTCCTATCTGGGAATATTGGTAAGAGAAAGCACAGTTTTAAGTAAAAAATCAATAGAGGAACTTGTAAAGTTAAGGGAAAATCTAAGAAAAGAGAGAAAATATGAGTATTCTGATGTACTTAGAAACGCACTTCAGGAATCTGGGGTCATAATTGAGGATGGCCAGGGAAAATCAGGGTGGCATTATGAACTCAGATAG
- a CDS encoding CBS domain-containing protein produces MVLNAEDIMSPIPSPLPEDLDVASATKLMAKDHRGYVLVGENGTIKGIVTEWDFVSKVMAAGINPEKVKLGEIMSTDIRSIPEDTPTKKVTVIMSKNGIRRILVGRNGKFVGIITSRDILRIFEDYVENVENVAGKYGLL; encoded by the coding sequence ATGGTACTAAATGCTGAAGATATCATGTCACCAATTCCATCGCCTCTTCCAGAGGATCTTGATGTGGCATCAGCCACAAAGCTAATGGCAAAGGATCATAGAGGATACGTTCTCGTAGGAGAAAATGGTACCATAAAAGGAATAGTTACAGAGTGGGATTTTGTCAGTAAAGTTATGGCAGCAGGAATAAATCCTGAGAAGGTAAAACTTGGTGAAATAATGTCAACCGATATCAGAAGCATTCCTGAGGACACACCAACAAAGAAGGTTACTGTAATAATGAGCAAAAACGGAATAAGAAGGATACTGGTTGGAAGAAATGGCAAATTTGTAGGGATTATAACTTCAAGGGATATTCTTAGAATTTTCGAAGACTATGTAGAAAATGTAGAAAATGTGGCAGGCAAATATGGCCTGCTCTAA
- a CDS encoding phosphoribosylaminoimidazolesuccinocarboxamide synthase, translating into MELIRKGKVKDVYDNGNTLIFKFSDRISVFDKIIPVNVPNKGESVCRTSAYWFDFVQKNLGIKTHFLSLKANNEMEVRKYRVNESGGSKHWINFLIPLEFVMRHYAAGTLVDRIKSGKIKKEDLGMNHIPEKGEKLDEPFFEMTTKFEKTDRPLNFREASEIGGLTEEEVYKIRDIIAKIDRKIQDEVGKRGLIHADGKKEFALGDGREIIIVDTFGTADEDRFWEMQEYENGKIVELSKESVRKYYRDNGYYDRLYEARGKGEKEPDIEALPKNIIESTSKLYRTMYERITGQNW; encoded by the coding sequence ATGGAACTGATCAGAAAGGGAAAGGTTAAGGATGTATATGACAATGGAAACACTCTAATTTTTAAATTTTCGGACAGGATCTCTGTTTTTGATAAAATTATACCGGTCAATGTGCCCAATAAGGGGGAATCAGTTTGCAGAACTTCTGCTTACTGGTTTGATTTTGTTCAGAAGAACCTGGGAATCAAAACTCATTTTCTCTCCCTGAAAGCAAATAATGAAATGGAGGTCAGGAAATACAGAGTAAATGAGTCTGGTGGATCTAAACACTGGATCAACTTTCTCATCCCACTGGAATTTGTAATGAGACATTATGCGGCTGGTACACTTGTTGATAGAATTAAGTCTGGAAAAATCAAAAAGGAAGACCTCGGGATGAATCATATTCCTGAAAAGGGAGAGAAGCTAGATGAACCTTTTTTTGAAATGACAACAAAATTTGAAAAAACTGATAGACCTCTGAATTTTCGAGAAGCTTCAGAAATTGGTGGATTGACAGAAGAGGAAGTATATAAAATACGTGATATCATTGCAAAAATTGATAGAAAGATTCAGGACGAAGTAGGAAAAAGAGGACTAATTCATGCAGATGGAAAGAAGGAATTTGCGCTTGGAGATGGCAGGGAAATAATAATTGTGGACACATTCGGGACGGCGGATGAGGACAGGTTCTGGGAAATGCAGGAATATGAAAATGGGAAAATCGTGGAACTTTCAAAGGAAAGTGTCAGAAAATATTACAGGGACAATGGCTATTACGATAGACTGTACGAGGCAAGAGGAAAAGGGGAGAAGGAACCAGATATTGAAGCCCTACCAAAAAATATTATAGAATCAACATCAAAATTATATCGTACAATGTACGAAAGGATCACCGGTCAAAACTGGTGA
- a CDS encoding SPFH domain-containing protein, with translation MFGKKSKDIPYKGGSVFGSITIAWETQFKEGNAMWKVPRLIRLNDNIVVREDETAVFYRDGKVLTYFDKPGRYALTDFNAPVVGDLLKYFSGVQQQAEVYYVQRRIMDGKYGSSSPYQFMDAAFGIVNLRAFGEYRWKISDPALFINQFVGTFNVDSTTDVESRLKDQIILLLYNALGKLKDTGMKVTDIPANLSTIEQAVLGMAPSSFQQYGIEIDKLQGINISLPDEVQKAVDTRSEMSVLGVNYIQYQAGQAMVDASKNPNGFAGLGAGMGVGMGAGAGVGYAMSGPMMANMQNANNQNVNNQNAGTAQQAQTRTCPKCGAAVPSTSNFCPNCGNDMRIQQPATIKCPKCGSEIPANSKFCPDCGQKITG, from the coding sequence ATGTTTGGAAAGAAGTCAAAAGATATTCCATATAAGGGAGGAAGCGTATTTGGATCAATAACAATAGCATGGGAAACCCAATTTAAGGAAGGAAACGCCATGTGGAAGGTTCCAAGATTAATACGTCTTAATGATAACATTGTAGTAAGAGAGGATGAAACTGCTGTTTTTTACAGAGATGGAAAAGTGCTGACTTATTTTGATAAGCCCGGAAGATACGCACTTACAGATTTCAATGCCCCAGTTGTAGGCGATCTCCTGAAATATTTTTCAGGTGTTCAACAACAGGCTGAAGTCTATTATGTACAGAGAAGAATCATGGATGGTAAATATGGTAGTAGCAGCCCTTACCAGTTCATGGATGCCGCTTTTGGCATTGTAAATCTAAGAGCATTCGGTGAATACAGATGGAAAATTTCAGATCCTGCATTATTCATAAATCAGTTTGTTGGAACATTTAATGTCGATTCAACCACAGACGTAGAATCAAGGTTGAAAGATCAAATAATACTGCTACTTTACAATGCACTTGGAAAGTTAAAGGACACTGGAATGAAAGTGACTGATATACCAGCAAATCTCTCAACTATCGAGCAGGCTGTTCTGGGTATGGCGCCTTCAAGCTTTCAGCAATATGGAATTGAGATAGATAAATTACAGGGAATTAACATATCGCTTCCTGATGAGGTTCAGAAGGCTGTAGACACAAGATCAGAAATGTCAGTTCTTGGTGTTAACTACATACAGTATCAGGCAGGACAAGCTATGGTTGATGCATCAAAGAATCCCAATGGATTTGCCGGTTTGGGTGCAGGTATGGGAGTTGGAATGGGTGCTGGAGCCGGAGTTGGTTATGCAATGTCCGGTCCGATGATGGCAAATATGCAAAATGCAAATAACCAAAACGTAAATAACCAGAATGCTGGAACAGCACAGCAGGCTCAAACAAGGACATGCCCAAAATGTGGAGCAGCGGTACCCTCAACAAGCAATTTCTGCCCGAATTGCGGAAATGACATGAGAATACAGCAGCCAGCAACAATTAAATGTCCAAAGTGTGGATCTGAAATTCCAGCTAATTCAAAGTTCTGCCCAGATTGTGGACAGAAGATAACGGGGTGA
- a CDS encoding antibiotic biosynthesis monooxygenase family protein encodes MIVVENRIRVARDFRNEFEERFKNRQSNLKKFHGFVRNYILKPTGNDDEYVVMTLWDSRKDFDTWTDSSDFKESHSMPMPQGAILDRPVLKIHEIIQEI; translated from the coding sequence ATGATTGTTGTTGAAAACAGGATCAGGGTTGCCAGGGACTTCAGAAATGAATTTGAGGAAAGATTCAAGAATAGACAGTCTAACCTGAAGAAATTTCACGGTTTTGTCAGGAATTATATACTTAAACCAACGGGAAATGATGACGAATACGTTGTTATGACTCTGTGGGACTCGAGGAAGGACTTTGATACCTGGACAGATTCCTCTGACTTCAAAGAATCACATTCTATGCCAATGCCACAGGGGGCAATACTTGATCGTCCAGTACTCAAAATTCATGAAATCATACAGGAAATTTAG
- a CDS encoding peptidylprolyl isomerase: protein MKVAEFKTTAGNFKVQLDEENMPITAGNFITLAKKGFYDGTIFHRVIDGFMIQGGDPKGTGMGGPGYTIKDEFSKDNHNKKGTISMANAGPNTGGSQFFINLVDNIYLDGKHPVFGKVIEGMPVVEAIGKTKTDRNDRPVSQVKIIKCTIL, encoded by the coding sequence ATGAAGGTAGCTGAATTTAAAACAACGGCTGGAAATTTTAAGGTACAGTTAGATGAGGAGAACATGCCCATAACTGCAGGAAATTTTATTACCCTTGCAAAAAAGGGGTTTTACGATGGTACAATTTTTCACAGAGTAATTGATGGGTTTATGATACAGGGAGGAGACCCTAAGGGAACCGGAATGGGTGGACCAGGATATACGATCAAAGATGAATTCTCCAAGGACAATCACAACAAAAAGGGAACCATATCAATGGCAAATGCTGGGCCGAATACAGGTGGAAGTCAATTTTTTATAAACCTTGTGGATAATATTTACCTTGATGGAAAACACCCAGTATTTGGGAAAGTTATTGAAGGGATGCCAGTTGTTGAGGCCATAGGAAAAACAAAGACTGACAGAAACGATAGACCTGTTTCCCAGGTCAAAATCATCAAATGCACTATTCTTTGA
- a CDS encoding cysteine hydrolase family protein, with protein MNSDRAFIGVDFVVDFVDGKFGSENARKVATKAEEFLKKIDSSETVVLTLDSHMTNDPEFRVWGEHCLRNTPGSYLYGNLDKINAYHIEKRFYDAFFQSDLDGFLRAKEIREVYIFGISTDICVLHTVAGAFFRYYNITIIDDLCASLREEDHNLALNQMKRLYGVKTIKSGELVNLNE; from the coding sequence ATGAACTCAGATAGGGCTTTCATCGGTGTTGATTTTGTAGTAGATTTTGTAGATGGGAAATTCGGGTCAGAAAATGCGAGAAAGGTTGCAACAAAGGCTGAAGAATTCCTGAAAAAAATAGATTCATCAGAAACAGTCGTACTTACACTGGATTCACACATGACAAATGATCCAGAGTTTCGTGTTTGGGGTGAACACTGTTTAAGAAATACTCCCGGTTCATACCTTTATGGAAATCTGGATAAAATAAATGCATACCACATTGAAAAAAGATTCTATGATGCATTTTTTCAAAGTGATCTTGACGGTTTTCTTAGAGCTAAGGAAATAAGGGAAGTTTATATTTTCGGTATAAGTACAGATATTTGCGTTCTTCATACAGTTGCAGGTGCATTTTTTAGATACTATAATATCACAATAATCGATGACCTGTGCGCATCCCTTAGAGAGGAAGATCACAATCTGGCACTTAATCAGATGAAAAGGCTATACGGTGTTAAAACAATTAAATCAGGTGAACTGGTGAATCTAAATGAGTGA
- a CDS encoding 3'-5' exonuclease: protein MDIDIGLSRIRRRINGATRVLALDLETLVKEGFLRNESIVAVSVGTLQGKYDVIMADPSNYNEYDLLFQLQDFVDSYQPEVIIGYNHVSYDITLINTKLVSLPYSKQLFALKFFFGTSYLLDMMYACALDMRVKTGDYNIRSLRKIVNSELYNELDLMRVKENIQIDGMNPAEAVEFLWKNDSKKLREYSLGDVHDVIELYKSIFKY from the coding sequence ATGGACATTGATATAGGACTTTCTAGAATCAGAAGAAGAATAAATGGGGCAACTCGTGTCCTTGCCCTCGACCTGGAAACACTGGTGAAGGAAGGATTTTTGAGAAATGAATCAATAGTAGCAGTATCTGTAGGAACGCTTCAGGGAAAATATGATGTAATAATGGCTGATCCCAGTAATTATAACGAATATGATCTCCTGTTCCAGTTACAGGATTTTGTGGATTCATATCAGCCAGAAGTTATCATCGGCTATAACCACGTGAGTTATGATATTACACTGATAAACACAAAATTGGTTAGCTTACCATACTCCAAACAGTTGTTTGCATTGAAATTTTTCTTTGGCACATCTTATTTACTTGACATGATGTATGCCTGCGCTCTTGATATGAGAGTAAAAACAGGAGATTACAATATCAGGAGCCTCAGGAAAATAGTAAATTCCGAGTTATATAATGAACTTGACCTAATGAGAGTCAAAGAAAATATTCAGATTGATGGTATGAATCCAGCTGAAGCCGTTGAATTTTTGTGGAAAAATGATTCTAAAAAACTACGTGAATATTCCCTTGGTGATGTTCATGATGTTATAGAACTTTACAAATCCATTTTTAAATATTGA
- the psmB gene encoding archaeal proteasome endopeptidase complex subunit beta has product MEKLMETGTTTVAITLKDAVIMATERRVTMEHFIAHKDGQKLFQIDTYAGMTIAGLVGDAQVLVRYMKAELELYRMQRKINIPISAAATLLSNILNQTKFYPYMVQILIGGVDSKPHIFSVDAAGGSVEDIFVSTGSGSPFVYGVLESMYNKDMTVDEGVDLVIKGISAAKSRDSASGGMIDVAVITKDKGYVQLEESDVLSRIKKLKLNL; this is encoded by the coding sequence ATGGAAAAATTAATGGAAACTGGAACAACAACTGTAGCTATCACTCTCAAAGATGCCGTTATAATGGCAACAGAGAGAAGAGTTACAATGGAGCATTTTATAGCACACAAGGACGGGCAGAAATTATTTCAAATTGACACCTACGCTGGAATGACCATTGCTGGACTTGTAGGAGATGCTCAGGTACTGGTAAGATACATGAAAGCAGAGCTAGAACTATACAGGATGCAAAGAAAAATAAACATTCCAATCAGCGCCGCTGCCACGTTACTTTCAAATATACTAAACCAGACAAAGTTCTATCCTTATATGGTACAAATTCTCATAGGTGGGGTTGATTCAAAGCCACACATCTTTTCGGTAGATGCAGCAGGAGGATCGGTGGAGGATATATTTGTCAGCACAGGATCAGGATCTCCATTTGTGTACGGCGTTCTTGAATCGATGTATAACAAAGACATGACAGTTGATGAAGGGGTAGACCTTGTAATTAAGGGTATATCTGCAGCTAAATCAAGGGATTCAGCATCAGGTGGAATGATAGATGTAGCCGTAATTACCAAAGATAAAGGCTATGTTCAACTCGAAGAATCAGACGTTTTGAGCAGAATTAAAAAGCTAAAATTAAATCTTTAA